The sequence GGTGGAGTGTAGTGAGAGAGAAGAATTTAAAGAGGAAAAATTGGCGTTGATAGATATGAGTTTTGACGGCTATCTCTCTCTTTTctaattttcttatatttatttatttatttagttttgagATAACAGTTGACTGATCGCAGGATTCCATTTGAGATGGAATCCAAATCGGCGGGGATTCCATGAGCTAATTTCCACGGAAATATCGTAAATGCAaccctattttttatatttatttatatacaaaaAGCATATTCTAAATAATtcataatgattttttttcccttttttagggagaaaattagaaattttattgcaagTTACGATAGACAATGTCCAAAAGTTAGGACTTAGGacataaaatttgattttcaaatcattacattaaataaataatgatttttcaaattgtattaatacAATAGGAATCGAACACGATTCAAATTGCTTACTTTTTCCTGGCAGATTAAATTATTGTCATAAATTGTTCCGAATTATAAGCATGAAATTATAGGAATAGTTCTTTATTTTGTCTGAAAATATCGTTCGTAAACTTGCTATTCTTTGTAAGTTTGTAACAAAATAGCTATGTTATTGCTTCCAATTTTAATTCATCCGTCCCAACATAAGTGAAACTCTTTCATTTTTTAGCGTCACACCTAAAATGAGattctttcttttttgaataaaatttttgcCCTTTAAataccttttcattttttcacctacacacaaaatacatttTTGTTAATTCGCTTGCCCAAAAAAATAGGTCACACTttatggtgggacggagggagtatttttatCCAACCAAACAAAGGCAGAATTAAGATTACaaaattgtgtgtgtgtgtgttgaccTAGCGGTAGGAGGTTAATATCAAGACCTGATGTTCTTGGTTCGAGTCATCCGTCGTGCGgtctttgaattttttatttacttatgtaaattatataaaaaaaaattataaaattattgtttttctATATAAGAGTCGtatcatttttatttacaaCTTGATTTTTTAATCGAAACACAATATGAAGTAACCATTACGCCGTGTTATGATATGCATTTTTTATCAATCCAATTGTTTCTTACTTCCTCAGGCAAATATGTATTTTCTTTGGTCGGTAGTTTTTAGATGTTTGATATACTTTGGATACTTAATAAGCTAAGCTCTTAATTAGGATTTAGATTATAGATTAAGTTTGGAGTGGATAAGCCTCATTTAGTTGTAGATTATCTTCAAAGTTTTCATTTCTGAACTACTTTACAATTTGGGATAACAACACATAAGTTCTTATTATGTCAtgtatacatttcttaaaatgcGCTTGAAATTATGGCAAAACTGAAATCGAACCATAACCATATTACTTCCtctaatactatgaattatttaCAGTATAATTATGCGACAAAGCTTGCGAATGGATTTACAATTATTCTTATTCAATATTCACTAAATCAAACTTATATGTTGATCATTTGCTTTCTTTCTTTGttagttaattattttctttcGAATTATGAAGTTGTAAGAAAACAATTGAAACAAGAGAGAATACACTCTTGTAGcaattgagagtggtgaaaaaatatTGTATGAATCAATATACATATCATATAGTCATGCTCTGTGTTGTGTGCGCTGCATTTTCTTTATGCCTAGTACGGCATAAATGTATGAATCAATACAAATTTTAGGCAGATTAAGCAGTGATGAATTGGACAtgcaaagattaaaaaaaattaaaaccatTTCACGAAcctagtatttttattttttataaagattTTGGGCTCCGAAAATGTGATTTATTTCAAAAACAATAACGGATGAATAGGTGGAAAAAAGATCAAAATAGTGTAAACGAGCACAATTTCCTCTTCACAAGCTACAACCTTGAATAAAGCGGCTATTGTCTCTTATACCAATTAGTCCATTACCTAATTGTTCATTACTATAGAATCCTAGCTCACGTGATTGCTTACACATGAAAGGATAAATTACTAGATTAATTAGAAACCTAAAATACCGAATATGTTAAAGTGCCACTTAATCAGTGCCTCGCAAATAGTATCAACTATACCAATTAAAAAAAGAACGATCAAATCcagttaaataaaattaattaattttcaattaaaatactccctccatcccaaccCCTTTTTTTGGTACaagaattaagaaatgtgtgttttgtgtgtaaGTGAAAATGTGATTAAAGGATAAAAAGGAAAGAATCTGACTTTAATTGGGACGCTCAAAAAAGAAAGTGTCTCACTTTAGCCGATAGAGAGAATAATtaatttagagggtgtttggctaagcttattttaaagagcttataagctcttgtaACTTATAatatgtttcaagagcttataagatgtcatttttaagagcttataagttgtcaaagtgtttggataattgagcttataagctagagagataattttttggctagagagaaaatatttttttgctagagagagaaaatcgaagaaaaatgaacttaaataattgatgaaaataataaattatagttgaaaaatatttgtaaaaagattgttgcatatgattataaaaaaataagttggggtagatgaacttattttttggggagtttatttttggagcttataagctattgagaagcttattttgccaaacactttgaaggaacttataagctcttaaacagcttaggggccgtttgatttgcagtttaagattgattaggattaaaattatcttgagaaattagtgtgggttagtgtggatttatattatttcatgggtgtttgatatcatgactacttaatcctatattatgtttgatatccataggattatgttggattatattatttaataccaaaactatcctcacataattttaaaaatatcatgtgtgtccaccattacttgggcatttgcatcgatatgcgtgaggaagggtagcagaatttttatccaacttctcagtattaaatttatccgaggggggtgggcggattattagtatgggttaatcccacaaaatagcatggagaagtaggattaagtaggagttgaccatattaactgcacatgatatcaaacatcacactaatctgtattaatttaatttatcctacctataaacccatatcaaacaggcccttataagctattttgaggagcttataaactcagccaaacaccttcttaatcaaattgaataaataattaattaagatgtGGGGCCAGACTGCATTCTTGGACTAATAAACCCAAGACCTCTTCTTCCTTCATAATATGAGAAAAAAACAGCTTATTAATAAATTCTTGGACTAAGAGCAAAAGACATTCATATCATATGGTTGACACAAAAAGTCAAGTAACCCCCAGTGTTAATGTTTGACCAACTCAATCATTATCGTTCGGTGAAAAGTGCAAATTCCCCAAAAGACTAATGGCATTCAATTTTCTTCTTTTAGGGTTGCTCTTGATCCATTCTCTGATCTAGGGCTTCAAACccaccaaaaataaataaatcagcAACGACATTAGAACAATTTTAGTCTTTTGGGGAATTTTGCGTTATTTATGTTGCACAAAACATAATATTAGAGGGTATTTGATTTCTAGTATCAACCATAGGTGTTTTTTTTACCCATAGCCCTAAACTCTTTTGTACTAATatacattttatatatatatatatatatatatatattaaaatcatttattatatatttattctatCCATTACGAGTGTGGAGGGGGGCCTCTTATACGTGTTTCCAGGaagaaaaaaagggggaaaaagtGTTTGTTTTTCTGATTGTAGCTATAAGAGCAAGTAAAGAAGTAAAGTCTGATTCCTTTCTTGAACTTGCAACCGACCTCACTACCTACAACGATAAAGCAAATATCATCCAGTCACTACTAGCCTGCTATCAACTCCACAAAAGcattttctagagagagagagagagattgtgcgtgtgtgtgtttctGTCACCCACATGTATAATAATTTAGCATCTAATATTTACTATTAGCCACTTTGGACAGCGACAGTCTACAGAGAATAATTATTCCAATCAATTGTTTTCAATATCTCTCCTCTAATTAAACAATTAactatgtcattttttttaataatatcaaAGTGATTAGATGGAGAAAGCATGTACCTTGGCATCACATTAGCTGGCTTTCTTCATCTTCATATAAGCTCAGAATCAGGTTTACGAAACTCCCTTTTCTTCTCTCATCACCAAAAATCCCATCTTTCCCACCTAGAAAAAAACAGTCTTGTTGTTTCCGACATCCAGAGTTGGAAATCAAAAGGATCCCCTCCTCTTTCCCTGTAGATATGGGCAAGAACGAAGGGTTAGCAGCGGCAGGTCTTATGTTGTTGATGATGGTGAATACTGCGCATAGCATCGGCGCAAACTGGGGAACACAGGCGACTCACCCTCTGCCTCCTGCAACTGTGGTGAAGCTGCTCAAGGACAACGGGATTCAGAAGGTGAAGCTCTTCGACGCGGAGGCGCCAGTCCTCTTCGCCTTCCGAGGATCCGGGATTGAGGTCATGGTCGGAATCCCCAACGACATGCTCGCAACTCTCGCCGCCAGCGTCGATGCTGCCGAGAGATGGGTCGAGAAGAATGTCTCTGCACATATGTCCTCCAACAGTGTCCAAATCAAGTCATTCTCCTCTCCCTCTTTCAATTTCCAATCATATTCATCACTTTCTAATTTTTTCAATCCCTCGACTTTTTTctgcaaaaagaaaaaattgggTGTTAGTTTTGCAACAAATTAAAAAGGTAGTGAAAATTGTAAAATGGATGAAAGTTAACCCCATTTCTGAAACATGATACCGTATTGAATTGGTCTCTGTTTGTGTTTCTGCAAGGTATGTTGCAGTAGGAAATGAGCCTTTCCTCTCCACATACAACGGAACATTCCTGAGCACGACCTTGCCGGCGCTGCAGAACATTCAGGCGGCTCTGATCAAGGCCGGCCTCGGCGGTCGGGTGAAGGTCACCGTCCCGTTGAACGCCGACGTGTACGAGTCTACGGCGCCGCAGCCATCGACAGGCGACTTCCGAGCAAATGTCAAAGATGTGATGGTGCAGATCGTGGATTTCTTGAGCCGGAATGAAGCTCCATTCACTGTCAACATCTACCCGTTCATAAGTCTCTACAACGACGCCAACTTCCCGGTGGACTACGCCTTCTTCGACGGGGTCTCGAGCCCCATCGACGACAATGGCAGGACCTACACCAATGTGTTTGACGCCAACTACGACACCCTCGTCTGGGCGCTGCAGAAGAACGGATATGGGAACATGACGATCATCGTCGGAGAAATCGGGTGGCCCACCGATGGGGATCGCAACGCCAACATCGGATACGCACAGAGGTTCAACCAAGGCGTGATGGCGCATATGAGCAAGGGCACTCCTATGAGACCAGGCCCTGTGGAAGCCTACCTGTTCAGCCTCGTCGACGAGGACGCCAAGAGCATCCAGCCGGGGAACTTCGAACGCCACTGGGGCGTGTTCAACTACGATGGGACGATCAAGTACAACCTCAGCCTCGGGTCGAACAACCGTGGTCTCGTCCCAGCCAGCAATATCCACTACCTCCCCAAGCGTTGGTGCGTCCTCGCCCCCACTGCCAGCCTCGACGATCCTCAGCTCATTCCCAGCGTGGAATACGCGTGCTCCCACTGCCGACTGCACCAGTCTAGGGTTCGGAAGCTCTTGTGCGGATCTTGATGCACGGCAGAACGTGTCATATGCGTTCAATAGTTACTACCAGACAAGCAACCAGACGGAGACTGCCTGCAAGTTCCCTAACCTCTCTGTGATCACGACGACTGGATCCGTCGAGTGGCACGTGTCGCTTCGGGATTATGATCAGAGTGCCTGGTAAGGGAAATGGTGGCTACTTGTTAGAGCCGCTTGGCGTCCTGCTTCAAATGCTTGTAGTAATGCTGGCCTTTTTGTGAGGGCACTGAGGCTATCATACTGTTGTTTCATTCTTTTTTGTTATATACAGATGTGATTCTCAGTATTTTTGTTTTGTCTTCTGCCACATCTTCGCTTCCATCCTAGAATAAGATGAGAAATCAAGTATTGCGGTTATCAGATTGTAGCAATTAAGTCAAATCATTAGCCAAAAACTAGATAAACCATCTTAGATAACTAGATTAATAAGAAATTTAAGGTGCACGAATACATGTATGGAACAATTTTTTTGTACCAAAGAATCCAAGTACTTTTATTACCGGTAGGTTGCACTGCTTTTTACATAAATGGCTGCCGAATTCGTCTCCCTGTGGTTCATACCAACAGTTACAGGAACTGGTTGATGCACAGACTGGTAGGCAATCTTGATGATGAATGTACCATTGGGCCGATTTTCGTGTTGAGATCTTCAAAGTTTGAAACATTGAAACACAAAGAGCATAGTTCTTCGGAAGTTATTTACAACAGCATCTGGTGTCAGATGAAATGCAGCTCGAAGCAGTTTATTTCATGCGCGCTAGCTTAAACCATTCTTGCGGAGGCACTCTCTTGATCTAATGTCAGCCTAAAAACCACATGTTTAGCTGAATCAATTCGAGCTCATTAACAACAACGGGTgccaaaagaaaggaaaaaggaCAACAACAATCATCTTAATGGCACTGGCAAGACTTTTGAAAAGAAGACATCATACTCTTTTGAGAAATAAGACAGCAAATAGTAATTTGAACCCCTTGAAATTCAATCTTCTGATATTTACTTTTCATCATTAACACAAATTACCACCACAATATTGTTACCTGTCTGATGGGCTCTGGGACTCTATACCTACAAGATAACTTCACAATCTCGATGGCACTGGCAAGAGATATACGATGACCAACTGAGATGAATATTGGTTTCAGGGATCCTACAGTTGATCGCATTGCCTGCATGAAAGTTACAGCATATTGTTCAGAATAGAAACTTACAACTAATACATCACCACTATATATTATCAGACACAATTTTTGCCTTGGCTGCTTTGCATGAGTTTATAAGAAGAATGGAACCTACCAAGGCCAATTCTCAGTGCTTAAGTTATGCATGGGAACATAAAAGGAGGTGGGGGAGAATAACTTAGAAACTGTATGGAAAAGAAAATGTATAATGTTTCGAGTTTTAGCTGAGCAGTAGGACCGCATGCAATTTGCAGACCAGACAGAGGATTGTTATATTAGTGCTTATTTAAGAAACAGGAGCTTCTGCAGATTGAATTTCCTTCTGTATGTTTGTGGTTATTGTTGTGTCTgagcatgagagagagagagagatcatggTTTTACGAACAATCATTAAAGAATTAATGAACTATATTTCTCCAACACCAAGGATGGGATGTCAATTATTAAATAAACAGCCGAGAAACAATGGATGGGTGACACTCAAGTTTTAGTAAAAACATACATAGATTACGAGACAGGGGACAGGTGAATTTGAGAGGCAAACTACTTTGATCAATAAGATATCCCCACAACTACACTCATCATGAGGCAAATAACTAAAGTAGAGTGATTATTTAGCATTTATATTATAGAAAGGTTAAACTGATTGATATAAATGATTTCAACAGAAATAACCGAAGGGTTACTTACCGCTCCTAAAGTAGAACCTGAATCGCCAATTAGTGTGAATATATCATTACATGAGTTCCCATTAGCTTCAAGCAGTTGTCTCGCTCCAGATTGTGTCAGACCGTCAACATGGTGTAACTGA comes from Salvia miltiorrhiza cultivar Shanhuang (shh) chromosome 3, IMPLAD_Smil_shh, whole genome shotgun sequence and encodes:
- the LOC131014986 gene encoding LOW QUALITY PROTEIN: glucan endo-1,3-beta-glucosidase 5 (The sequence of the model RefSeq protein was modified relative to this genomic sequence to represent the inferred CDS: deleted 2 bases in 2 codons) produces the protein MGKNEGLAAAGLMLLMMVNTAHSIGANWGTQATHPLPPATVVKLLKDNGIQKVKLFDAEAPVLFAFRGSGIEVMVGIPNDMLATLAASVDAAERWVEKNVSAHMSSNSVQIKYVAVGNEPFLSTYNGTFLSTTLPALQNIQAALIKAGLGGRVKVTVPLNADVYESTAPQPSTGDFRANVKDVMVQIVDFLSRNEAPFTVNIYPFISLYNDANFPVDYAFFDGVSSPIDDNGRTYTNVFDANYDTLVWALQKNGYGNMTIIVGEIGWPTDGDRNANIGYAQRFNQGVMAHMSKGTPMRPGPVEAYLFSLVDEDAKSIQPGNFERHWGVFNYDGTIKYNLSLGSNNRGLVPASNIHYLPKRWCVLAPTASLDDPQLIPSVEYACSTADCTSLGFGSSCADLDARQNVSYAFNSYYQTSNQTETACKFPNLSVITTTDPSSGTCRFGIMIRVPGKGNGGYLLEPLGVLLQMLVVMLAFL